Part of the Bacillus sp. THAF10 genome is shown below.
AGCGATTCCTGTCATTTCGTCTGTAACCGTCGCCGAAAAAAAAATCATCCTGCTCGCGCCAAAAAATATCAATCTATTAGAGGATGTGTTTTCTGCAGCAAAGGAAACGAACTCCCCGCTAAAAGGCATTCAAATTAAAGCACCAACGCTTGAGGATGTATTCTTGCATTTGACAGGTCGGACATTGAGAGATTAGGAGGGAGCGCATGTTACGAACATTTATAAAAAAAGATTTTTTACATTTATTGCGAGATAAAAAAGAAGTGCTCATTCTCCTGGCGATGCCGTTTGTCCTTATCACCATTCTTGGCTTTGCACTAGGTGGCAATGGAAAGGACAGCGTGAAATTGAATGCTGTGGTAGCGGTGGTCGATCATGGGAATTTAGCACAAGAACTAGAGCAATTTAAGGCTTGGATGAAAGAGGAGGATATCCCAGAAGAAGCACAGGTAGCGCTTGTCACTGCTGCCGAGGAAACGGCTTTTCCTGAGATGTTAGTCGATGGAGTGATGAAAGGGGAATTATCCAATTTTCTAACGGTAAAAGAAGAAGCCCAACGAGCGGCAGCTGTAGAAAATGCAAAATATGCTGGTGTGCTTTATTTTCCAGAGGGCTATCGATTTGAAACGTGGAAAGCGCAGTTCTTTGATGAAGACGCTAATACCAAGCTAGAACTTATGTTGAATCAGGACAAAGGGCTTGAAGCTAGTGTGGTATCAGATGTGGTCGAGAAATTTACCGAGCAAATGCGGCTTTATACGGTACTTACTAGGGAGGCACAGCAGAATAATCAGGCTTCCCCAGATTTTGAGACAGTTTCTGAGATTGATAGTGAAAAAGTGACCTTAGAAGGAGAAGTACCTGTCAATTCCTTTGCATACTTTGCTGTTGGCATGAGCACGATGTTTGCCCTTTATGTCATTTCGTTTGTTGCAGGCTATGCTTATAACGAAAAGACATCCTTTGTATATGACCGAATTTTACTTACCAACACGTCTCCTTTCATTTATGCAGCAAGTAAATGGTTCTCAGCTGTAATGGTTTCGTTTGTCCAGCTTAGTATCTTGTTCGGGGCGGCGGCGCTGGTGTATCAGGTGTTATGGTCGGATATTGTCGCGTTTTTACTTTTAACCCTATGCTTTAGCTTAGTGATAGGATCGATGACCGTGCTCATTACGGCGCTGAATTATCGCTACAACACTCAGCAAATTTCTACTGTTTTTTCCGGGTTCCTTGTCAGCATATTTGCCTTTTTAGGTGGCAGTTTTGTGCCGTGGAGTGAAGTATCTGAAACGATGTATGCAATAGGAGCCTTTACGCCAAATGGAGCTGCTCTGCAGGGATATGTGAAAATTTTAAGCGGCGGAGAGCTTGCCGATATTGTCACGAACCTTGGAAGTCTCCTTGCCATTTCAGTCTTGTTAATCATGATTGCTATTCCATGTTATCCAAAAAGGAGGGTGAGTTAAATGCGCGCAATACTCATCAATCACATACATCATTTACGCAGACAGCCCTTTGCGGTTATTGGGATGATGGTCCTGACTGTGGTGTTTGCCCTAGCACTTGGTCAAGTAAATCATGCATCCCCAGTGAAGGTTCCTGTCTTTTCTGAGGAGCTTAGTAAAACCGAGTTGACCTCCCTTCTTCAAGCGCTGAATGAGGATGTGGAAAACTTCACCTTTATCGCTGAAAAAGAAGAAGTCATCAAAGAGAAGCTAGATGAAGCGAGCATCGATGTTGGCCTACAGCTTGAAAAAGATAGCTATAAGCTGTTTATGAGCGCCACCACCCAAAATAGCACCTTAATGGAGTCGCATGTGGCAACCGTGCTGCAAAATGAGCGTGTGCTACGTGTGGCAGCGACGGAACTTGGTTCAACTCCAGAGCAATTGAAGGAAAAAGTAGCGAGTGCGAGCAGCATGTTCTCATTTTCCCAAAAATCGTTTAATGAAGATGAGTTTGTTTATGACGCTGCCATTCAGTCATTATTTGGCTTTTCTCTATTTTTCGTCGTGTTTACAGTCAGCTTCACAGTAAGTACCATCCTAGACCAAAAGCGTAATGGCATTTGGAACCGAATGGTGCTCTCCCCACTAACAAAAACACAAATGTATCTTGGGCATGTTAGCTATAGCTTTTTCATTGGGTATGTGCAGCTTGCCGTTATCTTTTTATTTTTTCACTATGTAATTGGTGTGGATCTTTATGGAGGGTTTCCGTTTATTCTCGTTGTCATTATTCCTTATTTGTTTGCGCTCGTTTCCTTAGGAGTGCTAATTAGTGCGCTTGCAACGAACCCACGTCAGCTTGATGGGATTATTCCGCTGATTGCTGTCAGCATGGCGATGATTGGTGGGGCTTATTGGCCACTAGAAATCGTTCAATCAGAGGCACTATTGTTTTTATCAAAGCTCGTTCCAATGACATATGGAATGGAGATGCTAAAGGGAGCGACCATCTTAGAGTGGGGCTTGTCGGAATTTTTCTTGCCTGCCTCTGTATTGTTCTGTATGGGCGTGCTGTTTATGGGAATTGGATTGAATTTTATGGAACGGAAGGCGAGTGTGTAAAGATATCTTTACACGCTCTTTTTTTTATTTTATACTTTATGTAAAGATATCTTTACCTTTTGGAGGAAGCGTTCATGAGTGTTGTCAATCATATAAAAGAAATAAGGCAAAAACGCGGGATCACACAAGTGAAAATGGCCGAAGATTTACAGATTACCAGACAAACCATTAACGCTATAGAAAAAAACAAGTACAATCCAAGCTTGGAATTAGCCTTAAAGCTCCTTGCTTATTTTGATGTACCGATGGAAGAAATGTTTTATTTGGAAGAAACAAAGGGGGAGAAAAAAAGGTGAAAATGAAAATTTTGTATTGGTCAGCTTTTGCCTTCATCATCAGTTGTATTCTGGCTGGAGGAAGCTTAGGGGTATACTTAATCGGCAGAAAAGATGGCATTTTTGATATGGAGCTTTTAAGGTCAGTATTTACCGGTACCTTTGGAGGAGTTCTATTTGTCATTATTATTAGTTTCCTAGTAAGGAAGAAAAAGAATAAAACCAACATCCCTACATTCGATGAACGAAACATCCTTATGATGAAACGATATTTTCTAGGTGCGCTTTATTTTGTGCTAGTTGGTAGTGGTGCAGTACTGATGTTTTTGGTTTTTATGGGTGTAGAAACAGTGGAAACAGGGATGCTTGCCTTATATTTAGTTTTGCTTTTTGCCCTTGTTGGTACAGGGGCGTTTGTTACATCAAAACTATGAATCATTTTTGACGGAATGCTTAACTTTCTAATTCCTTTGACGATATAACTTTTAGTGTAAAAACCTAAAGGAGATATCAACATGTTTCGAACTTTACGAAGTAAGCTTGTTTTTTCATTTATAGCAGTTATTGTATTAATTATTTCTAGTGTAAGTGTGATTACTTACATTCAAGCAAAAAAGAAGATTGATCGTGATGTGGTGGCAAATGCCGAAGCCGCAATGGGAGATTTGGAAGAGACTATTCATATTTATTTAGATAAATATTCTAGTATTATTTCAAGCTTCGGTAGCACGCCTTTGGTGTCTGACTTCTTGGAAAGAGAAACACCAGATAATCGCGAGAGAATGCTTGAAGGCTTTAGTCAAGTATTAGAAAACTTTCCAGACATGCAGTTATTTTACATAGCAACTCCAGACAAAAAATTGTATACGTCACCGGAAATTGAGCTGCCAAAAGATTTTGATCCAACCACTCGCGCGTGGTATATTAACGCGTTAAGCAGCCCAAATGAAGTTGTATTTACCAATGTGTATATAGACACAAACACCAATCAACCCATTGTCACGCTTGCAAAAGCAGTAAAAGCGAATGGTGTGATCAGTGGAGTCATTGCTGCAGATATCAACCTGACTTCTTTAGAGGCCTTAGTTGCACAAAAGCAATTAGGTTATGGAGGGTATCCTATCCTTCTTGATAACTATGGTGTGGCACTCGTTCACCCTACCTTGGGTGGAGAAAATTTACTCGATCAAGACCTACCCTTTATCGACCACATGTACGAGGAGTATGCAGGTAACGGTGTAGAAAGGTATACTTTTGACGGGGAAAAACGAGTGTTAGCTTATGAAACCGTCGAT
Proteins encoded:
- a CDS encoding ABC transporter permease, translating into MLRTFIKKDFLHLLRDKKEVLILLAMPFVLITILGFALGGNGKDSVKLNAVVAVVDHGNLAQELEQFKAWMKEEDIPEEAQVALVTAAEETAFPEMLVDGVMKGELSNFLTVKEEAQRAAAVENAKYAGVLYFPEGYRFETWKAQFFDEDANTKLELMLNQDKGLEASVVSDVVEKFTEQMRLYTVLTREAQQNNQASPDFETVSEIDSEKVTLEGEVPVNSFAYFAVGMSTMFALYVISFVAGYAYNEKTSFVYDRILLTNTSPFIYAASKWFSAVMVSFVQLSILFGAAALVYQVLWSDIVAFLLLTLCFSLVIGSMTVLITALNYRYNTQQISTVFSGFLVSIFAFLGGSFVPWSEVSETMYAIGAFTPNGAALQGYVKILSGGELADIVTNLGSLLAISVLLIMIAIPCYPKRRVS
- a CDS encoding ABC transporter permease, yielding MRAILINHIHHLRRQPFAVIGMMVLTVVFALALGQVNHASPVKVPVFSEELSKTELTSLLQALNEDVENFTFIAEKEEVIKEKLDEASIDVGLQLEKDSYKLFMSATTQNSTLMESHVATVLQNERVLRVAATELGSTPEQLKEKVASASSMFSFSQKSFNEDEFVYDAAIQSLFGFSLFFVVFTVSFTVSTILDQKRNGIWNRMVLSPLTKTQMYLGHVSYSFFIGYVQLAVIFLFFHYVIGVDLYGGFPFILVVIIPYLFALVSLGVLISALATNPRQLDGIIPLIAVSMAMIGGAYWPLEIVQSEALLFLSKLVPMTYGMEMLKGATILEWGLSEFFLPASVLFCMGVLFMGIGLNFMERKASV
- a CDS encoding helix-turn-helix transcriptional regulator; its protein translation is MSVVNHIKEIRQKRGITQVKMAEDLQITRQTINAIEKNKYNPSLELALKLLAYFDVPMEEMFYLEETKGEKKR